A segment of the Trifolium pratense cultivar HEN17-A07 linkage group LG7, ARS_RC_1.1, whole genome shotgun sequence genome:
TACAAACTTTTCCAAGTCTTTGTTTTTTTGTCAACCCTATAGTTTTGAGGGGATGGGGGTTCCGCCGTTCTGATAATCTAGAGTTCGATCGCGAGTTGAGTATAATATGATAAGAAATTATTCCCACTAAAAATCGAATTCATATTCTTCGAAATAGTTTGTTTTAGtaaaaactcattaaccacttaatcaagacattttttcaaatttttatatataaaataaagaaatattatattaatattagtatttttATCATATTGCTCCGTTAACATTTGTTTTTccaaatataaattaaactgAGATAAACTCAAGGTGACTGCATAAAATGTGATATCCATACCAACTGAGGTAGATTCACGGTGACtgcattaaaataattttataatttatataatataaagaatcaagattcaataaaaaaaaattatcacttgAATTTTGATAATCAAACGGTTCAATCTCAACGATTCCACATTTAAGTTTCTAATTAATTGTTAAttcttgtttttaaaaaaaattgttaattcaaaaaagagattttttttttttacaaaaaaaaagagattttttttttacaaaaaaaagagattttttttgtttaatccATATCACTATAGCAGGCATATGTGCGTACAGCGGAAGAAGATGGAAAGTTAGAAAATATTGAATTGAAATATGGGTGAATTTTCAATTGTAAAAAGTTGTATTGCcataattgaaaaataacaaCATTTTAATGATGATATAAATGACATTTTGATGCACCACTAAATTTAAGACACATAGGATGGGCTGATTGACCCAATTTTAAGTAATGGGTAGCCAACTTATCACCGAAATCCACACATATCTGATCTGACATGTAAAAATATAAACGaacttacaatttttattttcatatctaactgtataattattataaaatttgtcTGCCGAGTTAGATTTACATCACTTTAGTTGGAGTCAGAAACAAGGTTATGTATTGAATCTTTGTTTACTTCAGGAATCTCACTACAATAGAACTTGAAAAAAGAAAGTTGTTCACCAGCATTGAATCTATAAAATCAATTGAATGAAAACAATATTGAAGTGGAGATGTGCaggataaaaataattaatagcACGATGATTTCACCATCTTCCCGCTAGATGATTCTGTCGTCCTTCCCGCTATTTCCATCATGGGTGGGTCGGTCGGTTAGTCATTGGACGGGGTGTATCCGTGCAGCAATATCTCTACACATATCATAGGCAGTGAAACGCAAAAGTACATGTCCACCTGCACACATCACAATAGGAACATGAAAGCATAAACCATAAATGAcataagaagaaaagaaaacaagcaAGTCTTTCGGAGAAATCAAGAAATTGAGCTTAAGTGGTTAATTAGGTCTTCCTAGTATGGATCATTCGAGAGAACTCGAGTTTGATTCCTGGTAGAAACAATTTTTGGCCATGTTTTACTTACTTAgcggccgaactctgaattactgGAACGAGGAAGGATCTCACATGTAGAAGAGGAAAAGTTTGGAGAAAAAAGCATAACAAACTCTCATCAAAAGTAGTGAAGGAGGGTTAAACTTGCTGCTTGAGGCTTACTTCCAAAGGAATAAACTTGACCTCAGGCTCTTAGCCCTTTCCATTGAAATCTTTggcatatattatatatgccaCTCTCTACAAGAAGACCAGGGAATCAAATTTACTCCTTTGGAAGTGAGCTTCAAGGGGAGTTTATGCTAAGTGTTGAAATGGTGGTCTTTGAGCTATAAATCTAATTctactattataattattttccaATATGAATGTTACACACAATGACTGGTTTTTGAGCTCTGAATCAAATCTGTGAGCAATAGTTTCTATTTATAGACCGACCATACACAGACACAATCACTGGAGTTAGATGGTAACCTCATTCAACTATTCCCTCAAAGAAacataataatagaaaaatttagataaGGCCACAAATTCTACTTTCAACTCCAATTTTTCATTACATATCTCGTTTTCTTTCTTGTGCAAAACAAAACACCCATATCTATATGGAACCATGCTTATATCATTCctttatcaaaatattaaatgattacaaataatatataaaaaagaatatgatTCAATATCAAATATACCATAATATTGAAGACTCAATTAACACGACAATTAAATAATTACGAATGAAACTTATTCATAGTCATAGTCATAGTCACGCTACAATGGTAGTCATCATCAACAATGTATTATGTGCCCTTCACCCTTCTATGATTACTCCGTGTCATGGAATAAAAAAGGAAGatgataaaattaaaagcaAGAACAATAAAAACCAAAAGTACATGAAAGAATTTAcacaaatgaaaaacaaaatgaaacatATGAAGAAACAgtgaagaaaaatcaaaatgagGGTGCAAAATGTGCAATATAATTGATTTCCATTTTCACAAACCGTAAGAAAACAAATATTCTATTTCCATTTTCTTTGGTTCAATATTATCATGTTGTGCTACTGCATAATTGATCGATGCATAAATACTCAATTTGGTCCAATGAATCATACACTTAAATAATTGACACTTCTCAAATTTTGTctctcttcgtattttttttttttgaagaagctaaactagcccacccaaattggcgccagagaaaatcgaacctcagacctcaagaggagcacactcccaggtctcaagccaataccaatgcaccaacccaagtgggttgtCTCTCTTCCTATATTGTGAGTGCATTGCAGTGGAAATCTACAATTTATCTCATTGTTTTCAACATCAAAGACCAACAATAGAAAAtatgagaaacaaaaattataagtGGCGGTTGGAAGATAAAAAAGAAACCGAATGGAAGTTATAGATGTTTTTGTAATGACATAAATGTAATTGTTGCGAAGGgtaattttggaagaaaaataggctacaccaaaagaaaatttttgcttttattattgttatagatttaagatattttctctttaggccccccacgtttcttttataccccccttaCTTACGTTTTTGCCCCTGCACGGTGTTTCGGGTTATAAGaatcaaactttaaaaaaattcggGGAATAGAAATCGTTCGCTTTTTCCTTCGAGCTTTGTTAACCGAAGTTAACTGATATAGAAACAGAAGCTTAACTTTTCATTTCAGTTACGTTTTTTCACATAAACACCAACAACACTACTCCTTCATCCTCTTGTGTGCGATTTTGTGGAAAACTTCAACATCCCACCTCAAACCATTCTTAATCAAGTAAGTTCCATGCATTTACATTCACTCTTTTCTCATTCCATGTTTTTCTTATCACATTCACTCTTTTCTACGTTTTTTTCCCTCCCTGAGTAATTTTCTATCTCAAAATTCTATGTTTGAATTGTTGAATTAATGGTTAGTTGTTAGTTTAGTTAGATGTTAACATGAATGCATGTGATATTAGGTTCAATTTGTGTATGTCATTAGTTGGTATTATGGTCTACACTACGTGTTCGACAAAATGTCTAAGTCAAATTAAATGTGCTTCCATACGAATAATGTTTCCATAGGTGTTAGGATTAAATGTTGATTGAATTATAGTTTGAATTTATCATAGTTTATAAGATTGTATTGAGTGTGAAGATATTTTTCCATGTTAGGATAAATATGGAAGAAAATGTTGGGAGAGGTAGGCATGGCAAGCCAAGCAATGCAAATGCTTCCGCTCGTAGAGAGCTAGCTGCAAATCGCCCTGCCAAACGAGGTCGTAGTAAGCAGCAAGGACGAATTCCGGCGCGAGGGACACATGATGCTGAGGCGGGTGGTTCGCGTACGCGTACACGGTCACGTTTAGGCCAAGCACAAAATGCTGCTGAGGATGATGATTTTGACGCGGATCAATTTCTAAATCAGGATGCCGAGTATGGCGAACCTGAAGAACCGCAACCTGATGAAGCGCAAATTGAAGAACCGCAACAACCACCACGACGGAGACCGCAACAGCGACCACGACAACCACGACGAGATGCAGCAAATGAGGGTTATGGAGGAGGACCAAGTGATATGTCATTATTAACACAATACGGAAATCATAGGGCGGTTCCGATATGAGATGCAGAACCAGATGATCATGAGGTACCGTTAagtgtattaattgttttattaaatatattaattgttttaaataccgtgattatgttaattaagttttcaatgttttgtgttgttggaaTTTTTCAGGTTTTAAAGAGGACTCTGCGTTGCCAAGCTAGCGGGAAAAAGGTTATAAACATCGTCAAACCGCCTCGTAGTGAGAGGTGGTTTTGGGATCCAATTGAAGCATCGGGATTGGAGCCGCTTACCCGTGTCAATTTTAGCGTACTTGACTATGGGGTTATATGGGCATTTGTTGAAAGATGGCATCCGGAAACAAGTACTTTCCACCTTCCGTTAGGTGAGCTCGGCATCACATTGGACGATGTACAATGTCTGTTACATCTTCCAATCCAAGGAAAGTTTTTGAACCATACGAAGATGTCAAGGGGAGAAGGGGCTGACATGGTTAGTTCATATCTAGGAGTTGAGCGAGATGAGATTGATTTAGCATTTGCCGAAACCAACGGGGTACATTTGAAGCATAGTACCCTGCAAACTCTATACACAACAAACCAGACTTTTGCCGAAAGAGCGATTGCTGAGAATAAGCCGGCGCATGTTGTTAGGCTTTACAGGGAGAGGAGCGTAAGGACTTTTATGCTACATTTGGTCTGTTGTACCATATTCAGCAACAAGAGTAGTTACGACGCGGATGTTGTTTATTTGCAGTACTTTCAAGATTTGTCATGCGTTCATGAATGGAATTGGGGTGCTGCTGCTCTTGTTCATCTGCAGCATTATTTGGATCACAGGTCTGCGGTTAGCACGACTCAGATGGCTGGCTACATGTCATTTCTTCAGGTAAAAATATGTGAGCGTTATATAagatattatttgtatttgtctAAGTTGTCACATAGACTATGTCTGGCTATAATGAATCTTGTTCGTCATACTTTCAGGGATGGATTATTGCGCACTTTCCGAGACTTAGTGTGTGGGTGGAGGCTCCTAATTATGCAGCGAACATGCCACTAAATTCAAAGGTTGTTCCTGGGCAAGGACATAAGGATGCAGCTGGATATAGAAGCAGTTTGGACAATATTCAAACTTACGATTGCGTGTTCAGCCCGTATGATGGCCACCGACAAGTGCGACCTTTGATAAATGCATGTTGGTTTTCTGGATGGTTAAGGTGTGGTAAATTGAAAGCCAAGCATTTGCCGGAACGTGTGCTAAGACAATTTCAACATGTGCAAGGCATTCCAAGAAACCCGAGTATGTCTGCAACGCCGGGGATGAACTTGTGTGAGATAGATCGTGTGTTTACGGAAGAGTTGGAACTGAGGATGATAGATGAAGAGATGAGGGGTCGGCCTGTTACAAGCCCGTGGGACACTGAACTCGGATATATGTCATGGTTTTATAGAGTGTCGCATCCAGTTATGCGACCCGTACAAGCTCCTGAATCACCACCAAGGCCACCTAATTTAGAGGTGTTAATAGAGGCGGCGGAAGCAAGAAATGACCCTAATCTAATGCAAGTTTGCCGGAGTGTCAAGGTTGAGGTCGAAAGGGCAGTTCACGATGGTGAGGCGGTTGAAGGAACTCCAATTTATGGTACTTTGCAGCGGATTCTGAATTTGCTTAATCCGATACTTGCTTATAGGCGAATTAAGCGGGGGAGGGGGACACGCTACAACACTCGGGGGTAgactttgtttgtttttgtaacTTTAATGTTGACGTGGTTGTTTATAAACTTTGATgttagattttaattttgatgtaaCTTTGATTATGACAATCGGATGTAGTACACTACGTATTTTAGTATCGTTTAATTCGTAATTTGTTACCGGTTGTTACATTTTTATTAAtcgctaaaatatttttagattgGATGGTTAATATGTTGATGCTCTGACATATATAACATACTAAAATGTGGTATAAACAGGTTTGGACCTCAAATGTGTAGAGGTGGTGCAAG
Coding sequences within it:
- the LOC123895344 gene encoding uncharacterized protein LOC123895344, which codes for MAGYMSFLQGWIIAHFPRLSVWVEAPNYAANMPLNSKVVPGQGHKDAAGYRSSLDNIQTYDCVFSPYDGHRQVRPLINACWFSGWLRCGKLKAKHLPERVLRQFQHVQGIPRNPSMSATPGMNLCEIDRVFTEELELRMIDEEMRGRPVTSPWDTELGYMSWFYRVSHPVMRPVQAPESPPRPPNLEVLIEAAEARNDPNLMQVCRSVKVEVERAVHDGEAVEGTPIYGTLQRILNLLNPILAYRRIKRGRGTRYNTRG